GACCATTTCGAGTATCCAACAATGCAATGGATCCAGGGGTATGACCCGGTGCTGTTATTACCTCTAAAGAACCGATAAGATCCCCATCTTTTAATAACCTATCTGGCTTTGTTTGAACTTTTTTGGGGATACCTCCCCGAATGGGAGTTGTGGGCTCGTTTTCCAGTAGAGTTGTATCACCTTTTAATAAACGAAAATCACGAGCAGAAATACTAACTTGGACGTTTGGTATTAAAGTCTTTAACGTATCCAAAGAACCAATATGATCATTATGAGCATGTGTCAAAATAATGTTTGCAATAGGTTTTCCAATTTGCTGTGCAGTTTTAATAATACTTTTTGCACTATAAGGAAGTGCTGCATCAATTAGTGTAAGCCGATCGGTCTCTTCAATAAGATAACAATTCACAGGAAAGAGTCGAGGCATAAAAGATAACTGAAATAACTGGTCATGTTGTGTAATTTTCATGATAGTCTCCTCTCAAAAAACTAATTTGATTCGCAAATAAACTAATGATATTAGTCTACGCTATTTCAATTAAAATGTATACATAAATAGAGAAATTTAACAATATTAATTAAACTAAAAGATATCTAAATGTTTAATGTAATACAGAAAGTATAACAAGAATCTTTAGCAGTATAATCAATTAATAAATAAATTGATTATGCTAGAAGATAAAATATTGGATAATTTGATTTGATAGTCACTATTTATATCGTCTATTTGTTGATTAAATGATTTTTTTAACAAATAAAATCAAAAAAGAATTGAAACTCCATAGATATTCTATCTGAAATTTCTAGAGTTACCCTAATTGAAAAGGATTTTAAAAAAACACTTTATCCAAAGTGTAAAACTGTTATATAATAGTTTTGTTCGAAAGATTCTGTATTTTCTATTTTTACAAAAATAGATCCATATAATTAGAATGTATCAATTGAGGGGAGATGAGGAAAATGAATGCGGTTTCGGTTGTTATTGGTTCGATTTGTATTTTAGTTATTGCTTACCGTCTTTATGGATATTTCTTTACCAATAAGGTGTTGAAAATTAATGAAACGAAACCTACTCCTGCACATGAATTGGAAGATGGAAAAGACTATGTTCCAACGAATAAGTGGGTAGCCTTCGGGCATCACTTTGCAGCAATTGCCGCTGCAGGTCCACTTGTTGGTCCTATTTTAGCTGCTCAGTTTGGATACTTACCGGGATTACTTTGGTTATTAATTGGTGCAGTAATTGGGGGAGCAGTTCATGATGCAGTGGTGTTATTTGCTTCAATGAAGAAAAAGGGAAAATCTTTATCAGAAGTAGCGAAAGAAGAACTTGGTCCTGTAGCAGGTTTTTGTACAGGCTTAGCGATGCTTTTTATTATTACCATTACGATGGCAGGTTTATCAATGGTTGTATTAAATGCACTTGTGCACAATCCTTGGGGAACTTTTGCTGTGGCAATTACAATTCCAATCGCTATGCTTGTGGGGATTGCATATAAAAAGACTGGAAATCTTATTGCTACTTCAACATTAGGATTTATTTTATTGATGGTTGGTGTATTTATCGGTCCTTATATGAAAGAAACAGCACTAGGGGAATTCTTAAATTTTGATATTAAAACTTTAGCAATTATTTTACCTGTTTATGCATTTTTCGCAGCAGCATTGCCAGTTTGGTTGTTATTAGCTCCACGAGATTACTTAAGTAGTTTTATGAAAATTGGTGTGTTTATCGCATTGATTATTGGTGTATTTTTTGTAAATCCCGTTATTCAGTTCCCAGCAGTTACTGATTTTATCCATGGTGGTGGCCCTGTTATTGCAGGTCCAGTTTGGCCATTTGTTTCTATTACAATTGCCTGTGGTGCAATTTCTGGGTTCCATGCGTTTGTTGGATCAGGTACAACTCCAAAAATGCTCAATAAATGGGAAGATATTCGAGCAGTTGGCTTCGGAGCAATGCTAGTTGAATGTTTAGTAGGGATTATGGCGTTAATTGCAGCAACTGCTCTAATGCCTGGTGACTACTTTGCGATTAACTCCACTCCAGAAGTATTTAAAACATTGGGTATGCAAACAGTTCATTTACCTGAGCTTTCGCAAGAAATTGGTATGGATCTAGAAGGACGTACAGGGGGAGCTGTTACATTAGCTGTCGGAATGAGTTATATTTTTGCGAAGATTCCATGGTTCTATGATATGGCATCATACTTCTATCAATTTGTTATTATGTTCGAAGCTGTATTCATTTTAACGGCAATTGATGCAGGTACACGTGTTGCTCGTTATTTAATCCAAGATTTCTTCGGGGATATGTATAAACCACTTAAACGAGTGGATTGGGTACCTGGCTCTATATTTGCCAGTGCACTCGCTTGTTTTATATGGGGGTATCTATTGTATTCTGGTGATATTAGCTCCATCTGGGTGCTCTTTGGGGTATCAAATCAGTTAATGGCATCTATTGGTTTGGTAATTGGTACAACTGTTGTCTTGAAAATAGCAGATAAACGTTGGTATGTACTAACTTGTCTTGTACCATTAGCATATCTTTATGTAACCGTAAACTATGCAGGTTATTGGATGATCAAAAATGTCTATTGGAATTCTGCATCTGCAGGTTACAAACCACTAAATGGTGTATTATCTGTAATCATGCTTGCACTTGGGCTAATTGTTGTCGTATTAGCAGCTAAAAAGTGGGTACAATTGTGGAAGAGCCCTAGATTTAAAAAGGTAACTAAATCACGAGCCAGAGCTGCATAAATAGCACCTCTCTAGTTAAATATGAATAAGGAAAGCGCTCTAACTAGTATATGTTAGAGCGCTTTTTTTGACTTACTTAAAAAGTTATAACTTAAAATAGATGCTAGATTTGTTGTTCATCTACTTGAGTTTTTGATAAATCTACTTCTAAACTAATTACGACGATACTATGATATATAGTAGTAAGTGTAATTTGTGATAGAGGAGGAGTTGTGATCTTAAAGAAATCTTCTGTTGGAATCATCCAATTTTTGTTGGCACTAGCGTTCATGTATTTTGGGTATATGAAATTAACCGCTAGCCCACTCCATGTAGAGAATTTTACTGAAGTATATGGGTATGGAAAGATCATTATGTATGGGGTAGGTGCTGTTGAAGTCACATCAGCTATCGGCTTATTAATCGGTTTTTGGAAGAAAGGTTTTGTTCCTATTTCTAGCGGTTCGTTAGCAGTTTTGATGGTTGGAGCGACCTCCACACATTTAATGGTCGGACAAGGTTTTGAAATCGCTATGAAGCCCTTTATATTCTTTGTATTAAACGTAGTTATTTTTTTAGTATCAACTAGTGAAAGTATAGAAGACTAATTTCGTCAGTAGAAAAAGAGAGAATCTAATTTTTTTAACCTAAATTGATGGTATTATCTATTTGACTAAAGGGCTATCTTGAAAATTTCTTTCTAAGGTGGCCTATTTAATTTCTGAATATTTAGCTATTAATGATTTATAGGTATACAATGATGATATAATCAGGAAAAATTCGGAAAGCGAGGAGAAAGTGTAATGGTTAATGAAAGATACCCGATTGGCCAGTTTGAAAGTGATGAGGTTATTTCAAAGGAACAGATAGCAGAATGGATAGAAGAAATTTATCTATTACCAGAACAATTAAGAGAAGTGGTAGTAGATTTAAATGAGGAAGATTTCAATCGTACATATCGACCAAATAGTTGGACAGTTCGTCAACTTGTGCATCATATTGCTGATAGTCATTTAAATGGTTATCTTCGCATAAAACTTGCATTAACGGAAGAAGAACCAACCATTAAACCGTATGAAGAGGCAGATTGGGCAAAGTTACCAGATTATAGCTTACCTATATCCATTTCTATGCAATTAATTCAATCGCTTCATGAGAGATGGGTTTATTTGCTTCAAAACTTAAATGATGAACAGCTGAAAAAATCTTTCTATCATCCTGTTTCAGGCGTAATGACTGTTGAAAAAAGCATTGGTATTTATGCATGGCATGGTAAACATCACTTAGCTCATATCAGAAATGCTCTACAAACGGGTCTTATCTAAAGGCGTGTCATTAAAATTGCATGTCTATTATCTCTTCGATATGATGGAAATGTAAAATTTATCTTTCTATAGGAGTGAAATGTATGTACCGCAAAGTAGAGGATTTTCTTGAAGATTGGACAGTTTCTTCATCGGGAACACTAAAAGTTTTGAAAGCTATTACAAATGATACATTTAATCAAGCGATTGTTGAAGGACATAATACACTTGGATGGTTGGCATGGCATCTTGTTAGTGTCGGTGCGGCATTTGGACATTTGGCTGAACTTCAAGTACCTGGACCAGGCCGTCATCAAGAAATGCCAACAGACATAGCGGAGATCGTTGATGCCTATGAACAACTTGCAGAAGCTTTTAAGAAAGAAGTCGCAAAACTAAATGATGCAGATTTAGTAGAAGAAGTTAATGGATTTGGTGGACCGACATTACGTGGTAAGCTTTTGCGCTCATTAATCGACCATCAAACACATCACCGTGGACAAATGACAGTATTATTACGTCAAGCTGGATTAGCTGTACCAGGTGTAATGGGACCAACAAGAGAAATGCAAAAACAATAGAAGTCAAATACTTAAGAATCTATTTTTCGGAATGGATTCTTTATTTTTGGCTCTGTGATATAGGATAGGTAGTACCCATAAGATACCCACTGTTGATGAAATAGGAGTCTCATCTAGTTGTAACTACACTACAATTCAACTTGGATTTATACGCGAAAATAATCGAGCTCGTTGGTTAACTAATGACGAAATATCAAATGGGGTAAAACGAGTGATGCAACATAGTAACTCTGGAAATTGGACAGTAGGAAGGGTACAACCTAAAGTAAAGCAGCCGTAAAAAATGACTTATAATAATTACGAAAAAGGCTCCGAAACTTTTGGTAGCCTCTTTCTTTTGCACAATGTTTTATGAGAAATCTTCTTTTTACACGAAAGGATTATAAGTAAATTGCCATGAAATTCCAAATCGATCTTGTACCCAAGTAAATAGTTCTGAGAAACCGTAATTGTTTAATTCCATCAAAGTCATACCATCGTCAGCAACTACTTTAGCATAGCGTTCAATTTCTTCTTTTGAGTCACATACGATAAAGAGGGAGAAAGAGGGGGTAAAATCAAAGTTATGCTTAATCGTACTATCGTTCATTAAAATACGATAGCCGTTAAGATCAAGCTCTGCCATTGCAACTTGAGTTGAATCAGGCATATACGCTACGTTAACGAGCGATAGATCATGAAACCATTCTTGATATTGTTCAATTGCTTCTTTTGCTTGCCCTTGGAACATTAGAAATGCTTTAGCATCTTTCATATGACATTCTCCTATTGTTTAAGAATTTTGCTTTTGTGCTTGGCGAAAAAGTTCTTTTGTTTTAAATCCTTGTCCCAAAATATCCTTCATTTCTTCTAGACGGTTCATTTGTGTTTTTTCTCTTTTTGCACTGTATACATAGCGTGCCCAATCTTTTTGGTAGCCTGGGGTAAGTGATTCATAAAAAGAAAGCAACTTTGCGTCTGGTGCTAAAGCTTCTTTTAATTGTGGAATCATTTGAATATAATCATCTACACATTGACTTTTGGCTGTGTTTTTCTTTCCTTTTTGTTTGCCATCAACTTTTATAGAAAGAATAGAAAACGTTTCATCTAATGAAGATAAACTGGCAAATTTATAGTCGCTACCAGAGATATATTTTTGATCATCAACAGTAATAGCAGGGAAAATCGCATCACGATGGATAAATGTATCATACGTTTTGTTCCCCTTTTTAGGATAGACAAAGAATAGATAGCCTTGCTCAGTAATTAAATGATTTTCGATGCACTTTTGTAAATAGGCTGTTAATTCATCAATAGAAAACACAAATGCAATTACGCGATCATAGGGTTTAGTGGTAGCAGTGTAACGCCTTCTAATGAGAAAGTGTCGGGTGCGTTATGAATATGGACTTTTGTACTTTCGCTTATTTTAAATTTTGAATTCATGATAGACCTCCTTGGAAGATATTATGCCATAAGTATTTGTAATTTCCTTGTCATTTCGTTTTAATTTTCCTGTAATTCATTTCTTTTACGATTCGATATAATAAAAGTGGGAAGAGTAAGAATAGATAGAAAAAAGAGGTGTAGCAAATGAAATATTCTAAACAAATTTTAAGTTGTATGTTAGCGATGGTCTTATTGAGTGCGTGTTCTGAAAATACCACGAAAAATGTTGAAAACAATACGGATCATTCAATAGAAAAACAAGAGCAAACAGATCAGAAAAAAGTCGAGGAAACAACGAACGGGGAAAGTACCAATACGGAATCTGACCAAACAAAAGATAGCCAAACTGCTGTAGATGATCAAACAACAAATTTGGATGATAAAGATCAAAAAGTAAACAATCAAGCAGATGTAATTGCTTCTATAAAGAAAGAACTAAATACAAAGTTACCTGTGTTGCTACCAAGTCAACTTCCGATAAAAGAAGGAAATTATTTAACTGCGACAACTAAAATAGAGAAAAACAAATACACAATTGTTTTTTACGAGACTAAGAAGAGAACGCCAATAAATGATACTTCTTTAAAAAAGAATAGCTTAGAAAAATTGATACTTGCAAAGTACAGTGTGGTGAAATACAACAGCTTAGAAAAGGCTAATGAGGTAATTGGTTTTGAGGATTTTAGTAAAGTCGGCGGTCAAAAGATGAATCTAGGTCATAATATTATAGGTTATCAAGATGCAGGAGCGGGAGCATTATGGACCAGCTGGAACGAAGGTCGTTGGGCACTTGCTACGCATACAAGAACAACTAAACCAGAACTAGGGCTTGCGTTGGCAAAACAAGCAGTAGATTTTTTAGAAAAGAATACATTACCGATACCAAAACCTAATGGTTCCATTCGTTTAGATGCTATTAAATCAACGGAAAATAATGTGAAATGGCAACATAATAATATTGTGTATTCAATTGAAAAAGTGAAAAATCCACTTGATGCTTTGAAAATTGCAACATCAATGAAGTAAGATTCTTGCTAGTCACATTTAAGATGAAACGGGGTTTCCTAAGGGCCCTGTTTTTTTATGAATTAATTCATAAACGAATCTATTTCAAAATGTGGTTTATTGTGAAGCGGAAGATGTAGAGATTTATCCACAAAATTCAGCTCTCAATCCATGGAAGATAATGCTTTATCCACGAATCTCAATATAACTTTATGTGTTCAAAAAAGAACCCCGTCAAAATAACATAGCATACTGACTTATCAATTTTTTATATGTTATAATTTTCCGAAAATTTAAAGTAGGTGGTTACTATGAAGGAGCAAGAGTTAAAAACACATCCAAAGAATTAGAGGATAAACTCTTATCTGATGAAGTAAGAACGTATTCACAAGAGATAAGAAAGTATTTATCTGAAGATTTTTTTGAGTTTGGTAGTTCCGGAAATATTTGGTGTAGAGAAGATTGCCTTGACGAAAAGGGAATTGGCATTATGGATGCCTCAGTTTCCAACTTTACTTTGCACCTTTTAGCTGACGATGTTGCCTTGGCGACTTATCAACTTGAAAATAGAACTCGTGGTAACCACACTTTACGTAGTTCAATTTGGAAGCAAGTTGATAGTCAGTGGAAGATGTTTTTCCATCAAGGAACGATTGTTCCTGAGTAGACTTGATTTACACAAAGGAGGATCCATTTGATTATTAGACTGTTAGAAGAATCCGATACTATAGCATATAGAGGGTTAAGGCTAGAAGCATTGCAAGATAGTCCAGATGCTTTTGCTACTACATATGAAGATGAGATAAAAAAGTCATTGGAAGATTATCGAGATAGATTAAGCCGAAAAGATTTTTGTACTTTTGATGACGGTCAACTAGTTGGTGTTGTTTCTCTTATTAGAGAGCAGGCACGTAAATTACGCCACCGATCATCAATTGTTGCTATGTATGTAACACCAGAGGGCCGTAGAAAAAGAGTTGGAAAAAACTTAATGCAATCAGCTATCCAGTATGCAAAGCAAATTGAAGGCATTGAACAAATTTATCTTTCTGTTGTCACAACAAATACTGCTGCAATCAAACTTTATCATTCTTTAGGTTTTGAAATATTTGGAACAGAAAAAAGAGCATTGAAATCCAGTGATTCAACCTATTGGGATGAATATCATATGGTTCTGTATCTATAATAGGGCCTGATTATGAAATTTATAGAATACGGAATCGGAAATACTTGGCTTATTAGAACGGAAACAGAGCTAGAAGATGGGACCGAGTACGAAAATAAAAGTATTGTAGGTACAATTTATTTTTAGTCTGCTTATATAATGGTTTGGATAAAAAATACAGCCATTATTTTTGACTTAAAAGAAGGATTTTATTTTTGGTATTGTGAGTCTTTGATTCATCTACCTTTGAAAGGAACCGAACAGATGACAATCATTTATTTTGTTCGTCATGCACATTCGCTTTATACGCCAGATGAAATGGGAAGACCTCTTTCAGAACAAGGCTTATGTGATGCGGATAAGCTAACAAAGTTATTATCTACTGAAGCGATAGACATTGTTATTTCAAGCCCTTATAAACGCGCGATTCAAACGGTCGAAGGCGTAGCTAATAGAATAGGCAAAGATGTACATATCCACTCTGATTTTCGTGAACGTTTACTCTCAAAAGAACCGGTAGAAAATTTTAAAGAGGCCATTACTAAAGTATGGACTGATCCATCGTTTTCGTTTTCAGGAGGAGAATCCAATATTGAGGCGCAAAAACGTGGCGTAGAAGCTACACTTAAAGTAATAGCACAATACGAAGGGAAAAGAATCGTAATCGGTACACATGGTAATTTAATGGTCCTCATTATGCAATACTTTGATGAACGTTACAATCTATCCTTTTGGGAGAAGCTGGCAATGCCAGACGTTTATAAACTGGAATTTAAACGAAATAAATTAATATTAGTAGAAAGATTATGGGGTGAATCATAGAAAAGTTGCGTATCTCTTTCTACTATTTAAAAACTTAATCTATGTCTTTTCCTACTGATTTTTGTTATAAATAAAGTGTATTGGGGGAATTACTTTGAGTAAATATCAAACATTATTATTTGACGTAGATGATACATTACTAGATTTTTCAGCAGCAGAAGATGAAGCATTGCATCGTCTATTTGCAGAAAATGGTTTAGATTTAACAGACGAAGTAGAAAAACATTATCGAGAGATTAACGGAGCACTATGGTCTGCATTTGAAAGAGGAGAAATTTCTCGAGAAGAGATTGTAAATACACGCTTTGAGTTACTTTTTAAGGAGTATGGCAAGCAAGTAGATGGCAAGCAATTAGGTGAGCGTTATCAACACTTTTTAGCGGAAAATCATGACTTTATCGATGGTGCATATAATTTAATCCAAGGTTTAGCCAATCAATATGATCTTTATATTGTGACAAATGGTGTGACGGCAACACAGTATAAACGTTTAAAAGATTCAGGTTTATATCCGTTCTTCAAGGAAGTTTTTGTTTCCGAGGATACAGGTTATCAAAAGCCAATGAAGGAATACTTTGACTATGTATTTGAGCATATCTCAACATTTGATCAGAATTCCACTTTAATTATTGGCGATTCACTTTCATCGGATATACAGGGTGGTTTAAATGCTGGAATTGATACTTGTTGGTTTAATCCACAGCATAAAGTCAATAAAACCTCCGTACAACCAAAGTACGAAATTGCGCGTTTGGAAGACTTACAGGCTATTCTTAAAGATCAGCCAATGGTTTCAAAGTAAGTTAAAAAACTGCATCATCTTTGCCTATATAGCAAAGGTGGTGCAGTTTCTTTTTAGAAAATCATTTAAATAGTATTTGAAATTTTTATTTATAAACTAACACAGGAATGTGTCTGTTAGATGGTTTTAATGACTTTGACATTTAAAAGGTAGAATCTTAAAATGAATTATTGCGAAATTTTTGAAAAAAGAAGGTTTAAGGATGTCAGAGGAATTAAAGGTAAAGAGAGCCACTAGAAATCTCTATACGTTTTTGGTAAGTAAAATGTTAACTTCTTTAGGTTTTGGGGTTTTTAATTTTGGCATTAGTTTATATATATTATCTGTTACGGGATCCGCATTGAGCTTTGCTACCAATATTCTATTTAATGTATTACCAAGAGCTTTAGCTGCCCCCTTAGCTGGATATGTGGCAGACCGTTTTCCGAAAAAGCGCATCGTTGTTGCAAGTATGGCTGGGATTACTCTATCGGTAGCAGTCTTGATCATCTATACAATCATGTTTGGTATTTCTGTTCCGGCTATTTATACAATTACAGTTATTTTCTCTACGATTGGTGCATTTAATGGTGTTGCCTTTTCAAGTTCACTTCCTAACTTGGTTGGCAAACAACGTTTGCAAAAAGCCATGTCATTTAACCAAGTCTCTTATTCTATTGGTTCAATTGGT
This window of the Rummeliibacillus pycnus genome carries:
- a CDS encoding YfiT family bacillithiol transferase; translated protein: MVNERYPIGQFESDEVISKEQIAEWIEEIYLLPEQLREVVVDLNEEDFNRTYRPNSWTVRQLVHHIADSHLNGYLRIKLALTEEEPTIKPYEEADWAKLPDYSLPISISMQLIQSLHERWVYLLQNLNDEQLKKSFYHPVSGVMTVEKSIGIYAWHGKHHLAHIRNALQTGLI
- a CDS encoding DinB family protein — encoded protein: MYRKVEDFLEDWTVSSSGTLKVLKAITNDTFNQAIVEGHNTLGWLAWHLVSVGAAFGHLAELQVPGPGRHQEMPTDIAEIVDAYEQLAEAFKKEVAKLNDADLVEEVNGFGGPTLRGKLLRSLIDHQTHHRGQMTVLLRQAGLAVPGVMGPTREMQKQ
- a CDS encoding histidine phosphatase family protein, translating into MTIIYFVRHAHSLYTPDEMGRPLSEQGLCDADKLTKLLSTEAIDIVISSPYKRAIQTVEGVANRIGKDVHIHSDFRERLLSKEPVENFKEAITKVWTDPSFSFSGGESNIEAQKRGVEATLKVIAQYEGKRIVIGTHGNLMVLIMQYFDERYNLSFWEKLAMPDVYKLEFKRNKLILVERLWGES
- a CDS encoding VOC family protein, coding for MKDAKAFLMFQGQAKEAIEQYQEWFHDLSLVNVAYMPDSTQVAMAELDLNGYRILMNDSTIKHNFDFTPSFSLFIVCDSKEEIERYAKVVADDGMTLMELNNYGFSELFTWVQDRFGISWQFTYNPFV
- a CDS encoding GNAT family N-acetyltransferase, which produces MIIRLLEESDTIAYRGLRLEALQDSPDAFATTYEDEIKKSLEDYRDRLSRKDFCTFDDGQLVGVVSLIREQARKLRHRSSIVAMYVTPEGRRKRVGKNLMQSAIQYAKQIEGIEQIYLSVVTTNTAAIKLYHSLGFEIFGTEKRALKSSDSTYWDEYHMVLYL
- a CDS encoding nuclear transport factor 2 family protein; protein product: MFRKFKVGGYYEGARVKNTSKELEDKLLSDEVRTYSQEIRKYLSEDFFEFGSSGNIWCREDCLDEKGIGIMDASVSNFTLHLLADDVALATYQLENRTRGNHTLRSSIWKQVDSQWKMFFHQGTIVPE
- a CDS encoding MBL fold metallo-hydrolase, translating into MKITQHDQLFQLSFMPRLFPVNCYLIEETDRLTLIDAALPYSAKSIIKTAQQIGKPIANIILTHAHNDHIGSLDTLKTLIPNVQVSISARDFRLLKGDTTLLENEPTTPIRGGIPKKVQTKPDRLLKDGDLIGSLEVITAPGHTPGSIALLDTRNGHLIAGDAFQIRGGIAVSGVLKPAFPFPAFATWNKQVAVDSAKKLVNLNPSLLAVGHGQMIEQPVQIMKQAIEEASRLIEMQ
- the cstA gene encoding carbon starvation protein CstA, with the protein product MNAVSVVIGSICILVIAYRLYGYFFTNKVLKINETKPTPAHELEDGKDYVPTNKWVAFGHHFAAIAAAGPLVGPILAAQFGYLPGLLWLLIGAVIGGAVHDAVVLFASMKKKGKSLSEVAKEELGPVAGFCTGLAMLFIITITMAGLSMVVLNALVHNPWGTFAVAITIPIAMLVGIAYKKTGNLIATSTLGFILLMVGVFIGPYMKETALGEFLNFDIKTLAIILPVYAFFAAALPVWLLLAPRDYLSSFMKIGVFIALIIGVFFVNPVIQFPAVTDFIHGGGPVIAGPVWPFVSITIACGAISGFHAFVGSGTTPKMLNKWEDIRAVGFGAMLVECLVGIMALIAATALMPGDYFAINSTPEVFKTLGMQTVHLPELSQEIGMDLEGRTGGAVTLAVGMSYIFAKIPWFYDMASYFYQFVIMFEAVFILTAIDAGTRVARYLIQDFFGDMYKPLKRVDWVPGSIFASALACFIWGYLLYSGDISSIWVLFGVSNQLMASIGLVIGTTVVLKIADKRWYVLTCLVPLAYLYVTVNYAGYWMIKNVYWNSASAGYKPLNGVLSVIMLALGLIVVVLAAKKWVQLWKSPRFKKVTKSRARAA
- a CDS encoding DUF3977 family protein; this translates as MKFIEYGIGNTWLIRTETELEDGTEYENKSIVGTIYF
- a CDS encoding YjjG family noncanonical pyrimidine nucleotidase, yielding MSKYQTLLFDVDDTLLDFSAAEDEALHRLFAENGLDLTDEVEKHYREINGALWSAFERGEISREEIVNTRFELLFKEYGKQVDGKQLGERYQHFLAENHDFIDGAYNLIQGLANQYDLYIVTNGVTATQYKRLKDSGLYPFFKEVFVSEDTGYQKPMKEYFDYVFEHISTFDQNSTLIIGDSLSSDIQGGLNAGIDTCWFNPQHKVNKTSVQPKYEIARLEDLQAILKDQPMVSK
- a CDS encoding YdeI/OmpD-associated family protein; amino-acid sequence: MFSIDELTAYLQKCIENHLITEQGYLFFVYPKKGNKTYDTFIHRDAIFPAITVDDQKYISGSDYKFASLSSLDETFSILSIKVDGKQKGKKNTAKSQCVDDYIQMIPQLKEALAPDAKLLSFYESLTPGYQKDWARYVYSAKREKTQMNRLEEMKDILGQGFKTKELFRQAQKQNS
- a CDS encoding DoxX family protein, with the protein product MILKKSSVGIIQFLLALAFMYFGYMKLTASPLHVENFTEVYGYGKIIMYGVGAVEVTSAIGLLIGFWKKGFVPISSGSLAVLMVGATSTHLMVGQGFEIAMKPFIFFVLNVVIFLVSTSESIED